The DNA segment CTCCTGTTTCTGGTACCATTGATGCTGTGAATTTAGAGAAATTTGAAGTTTTAAAAGGACCTTCTGGAACTATTTTCGGTAGTAATATTACTTCGTATGGTGGAATTGTAAACCGGGTTACAAAAAAGCCATTTGACAAATTGAAGGGTCAGGTAACCGTTGCTGGTGGAGGATATGATCTTTATCGTGCTCAGGCTGATCTTAATGTACCTTTAAATAATTCCAAATCGGTCATGTTTAGGCTTAATACGGCCTATACGACGGAAGGAAACTTCCAGAATAAATCGGTACATAATAGTTACTTTGCATTCGTCCCAAGTTTAACCTGGAAGATCAACGATCAAATTAATTTGAATGTCGACTACGAAGCATTTGAAAACCGAACTCAGGCAGAACAAAATCTTTTCTTTATTTTTTCTCCGTCTTTATACGGATTCAAAGATATGCACGACCTGGAAAGTGCAGGGTTGCAATACAATAAACCATATATTGGGAATGATCTTTATAATAATGGAAAAAGTAGAAATCTTTTCGGCCAATTGAATTATAAAATCAGTGATAAGATAAAGTCAACGACGTTATTGAGCAGTTCTTATAGTTTTTCAGATGGCTTCAATCCTTATTTTTATGTCACCACTGCCTCTTATTTACCAGATGGAAGCCCGCTTGGATTATATCGCGGTGATCAATCGACCAGAAACAGTAAACAAAAGTATTTTCAGGTTCAGCAAAACTTTAATTTTGATTTTAAAGTTGGGGAAGTCAGAAACAGGTTGTTGGTTGGGGGAGATTATCTTCAGTCAAAAAGCAACCAACTTTTTGAATATGGCATTATCGACTTTGTTCCCTTGGCGGGAGATTACAATTATGATAATTTTAATGGGCAGACCGTTAGCGATTTTTATAAAACCAATAGTGTCGGATCTTACCCGATCAAAAATAAACAAAATACATACAGCGCATATGTTTCTGAGGTTGCAACAATCGCAGACGGCTTGAATGTGATGGCTTCTTTAAGATATGAAAATAATAATTTTGAAGGAGGTATTTTAGGCGCTACGGAGGTTTCTCCATATTCACAATCTGCATTTTCCCCAAAATTTGGAGTAGTTTATGAAATTGTAAATAATAAATTTTCAGTTTTTGCGAACTATCAAAACAGTTTCAAAAGCAATGGGTATTACATTAATTCTGCGGCAGGAACTACTGCACTTTCAGATCCGGAACGAGCCAATCAGTGGGAGGCAGGATTTAAAACAAATTTAATCGGTGGTAAAGTAAATGCTACGGTAAGCTATTATGATATTAAAGTGAAAAATACTTTACAAACGGTAGGTTACACTTCGTCGTCATTTGCAATTCAAGATCAAGCGGGAAAAGTAGAAAGCAAAGGAGTAGAATTTGAAGTTAATGCGTATCTGGTAAAAGGGTTTTCTGTTATCGCTGGGGCAAGCTACAATGATTCTAAATATCTGGAGGTAAACGATGAAACAATATTGGGTAAAAGACCCAATACCGCGTCTTCACCCTGGTTATTGAATTTCAGTGCGAATTATCAGTTTGTGGATGGAAAGTTCGAAGGTTTGGGATTTGGAGTTGGCGGAAATTATGCCAATTCCAATAAGATCTTCAACTCTACGACCGCTGTTTTTGAATTGCCAAAGTATTTAATATTAAATGCCAATGCTTTTTACGATACTCCGAAATTCAGACTTGGGCTAACGGTTGAAAATCTAACTAATGAACACTACTGGATTGGATATAGCACTGGAAATCCTCAGAAATTACTGCAGGCTGTAGGAAGCTTTACCTATAAATTTTAATGTAACAAATTATTTAAAAAAACAGCTTGAAACTTTTCACAAGCATCACTCATAAAAAATGAATAAAAAACACAGGAACAAAACGAAGAAATCATTTGTCAAGAGATGGATTGGCAATTTGCATTTATGGTTTGGGCTGGGAATTGGTTTGATCGTATTTATTGTAAGCATCACCGGAGCACTTTATGTTTTTAAAGATGAAGTACAAAATTATCTGCGTAAAGATTTTATCCATCATTCCGAACAGAATATTGCACAAAAAAAAACACTTCCTTTAAAAGTTTTAGAGAAAAAAGTCGATGCCCAGGTGAAAGAGAAATTCCCTTTGCATTGGGTGGATATTCCATTGGATAAGTCACGATCTTACCAATTCCATTATTATGAAAATAATCCCGAAGGATGGAATTATTTTAATGAATTGGTGGTGTATAAAACGGCTTATGTAAATCCATTTACAGGAAAGGTGCTCTCTGTTCAGGACGAAAAAAACGGATTTTTTAATATAGTTAAATTTATTCACTGGAGCTTTCTCTTAAAATCAACCTGGGGAAAATATATTGTGGGAATTCCGGTTTTGCTTTTTCTTTTTATGCTGATCTCCGGAATTATTTTATGGTGGCCCAAGAATAAAAAAGCAAGAAAGCAACGTTTTTGGTTTCAATGGAAAAATATTAAAACCTGGAGGCGCAAAAATTACGATTTACACAGTATTGTAGGTTTTTATACTTCTTTCTTTGCCCTGATCTTTACCATTACAGGATTATTCTATTCCTACTTTTTTGTACAGGCGATCATGTACGTTTTGTTTTCGGGTGGCAGTACTGTTTATCCTGACTATTCTGCCATAAAAACAACTGCACTGCTAGAAATGCGGACCGATCATACTTTAGATAAAATAGCCTCAAAAGTTGAAGCACTTTATCCTACGGCTTCTTCTTACAGTTTGGACTTCGGATATGATCATCTCGACGATCATGAACATCCTAATTATGAAGTTTTCGTAAAGCAATTAGATTATTCCTACCATATCAATCATCAAATAATTTTCGATGAAAACTCAGGAGAGATGCTGCAAAACAGACCTCATAAAACTAAAAACTTTGGGGAGAAATATGTCGCTGCTAATTACGACATTCATGTAGGTGCAATTTTAGGGATATGGGGTAAAATCTTTGCTTTCATTATCAGTCTTGCCTGTGCTTCACTCCCGGTGACTGGATTTTTAGTTTGGTGGGGAAGAAATAATAAAAAGAATGTGAAACTTAAAGCGATCTAATAATTTGTATTGAAAAAGAAGAAAATATTTAAAAAAAAGCTGTCTCAAAAAATGAAACAGCTTTTAAAAATTTTATAAAAGAATTTTTTCTAATTCTTAATCACTTTCGTCACAGATTTCCCAACTTTAAATAAATAAATTCCATTTGGTAAATTACTGGTATTGATTGTGTTTTTAGAATTATTATTTAAAGATTTTCTAAGAACCATTTTTCCGTTTATATCATAAACTTCTAATTGAGAGTTATCAGAATTTTTTAGTTCTAAAATGGCTTCGTTGTGAACTGGATTTGGATAAAGAACTATATTATTTTTAGAATTACTTTCTGAAGTACTCAAAATTGGAGCACCAATTATTGGACTAAAATCTTTCCAAACGTTCGCTGCTTGGTAAGCCGAAACGCTCGAAGAAGGAACAGTCAAACTACAGTTGCTTTGATTTACTCCACCAAAAACAGCTGCATTGACTGTTAAAGGTGTTGCAAGATTGCATATTACAGAAGTTAAATTAGTGCCATAAAAAGCATAATTTCCAATAGAAGTTACAGAATTTGGAATTGTAACTGAAGTTAAATCACTACAATCAGCAAAAGCCTGATTTCCAATAGAAGTTACAGAATTACCAATTGTGAGCGAAGATAAACTTGAACAACCATAAAAAGCATAATTTCCAATAGAGATTACAGAATTGGGAATCGTAAGCGAAGCTAATTTAGAACAACCGTAAAAAGCTCCAGCCCCCAGAGATATCAAAGAATCTGGGAGTATAATCGAAGTTAAACCTGTACAATAAGTAAAAGCATAATCTTCAATAGAAGTTACAGAATCTGGAATGATTAGCGAAGTTAATTTAGAACAACCGTAAAAAGCTCCAGCCCCCAGAGATATCAAAGAATCTGGGAGTATAATCGAAGTTAAACCTGTACAATAAGAAAAAGCATAATCTTCAATAGAAGTTACAGAATCTGGAATGATAAGCGAAGTTAAACCAAAACAATACCCAAAAGCTCCATTTTTAATAGAAGTAACAGAACTTGGAATTGTTATGGAACTTAAAACTTTACAATCATAAAAAGCAGAAATTCCAATTGAAGTTACGCTATTACCTATTGTAACTGAACTTAAAACTTCACAACCATAAAAAGCATAATTTCCAATTGAAGTTACAGAATCTGGAATTATAACCGAAGTTAAACCTGCACAATAATAGAATGCCGCCTCTCCGATAGAAGTTACAGTATAAGTTTTTGTACCATTGGTGACGGCAGGAGGTATCGTTGCGACGCCAGCAAAACTACTATTAGAACCAACTTCCACTTTATTGGGACCAATTACTTTGTAGTTAATTCCGCCCACTGTAAAAGTTTGAGGCTCAATTGGACTAAAAGCCATCCAAACATCCGCTGCTTGGTAAGCCGAAACGCTTCCGGAAGGAACTGTTAAACTACATGCAGACTGGTTTACGTTTTCAAAAATATTGGTGTTAATTGCTAAAGGTATTTCAATATTGCAGATCACAGAAGTTAAACCTGTACAATCATAAAAGGCATAATCTCCAATAGAAGCTACAGAACTACCAATGGTAATCGAAGTTAGATTAGTACAGGATTCGAAAGCACTACCTCCAATATAATTTACGGAATTTGGAATTGAGATTGAAGTCAGACCAGAACAATTCATAAAAGCAGCATTTCCAATAGAGGTAATCGGTCCTTCAATTGTAAGGTTCGTTAAACCGGTACAAGACTGAAAAGCATTGTCTCCGATAGAAGTTACACTGTAGGTCATACCATTGGTTACGGTAGCAGGTATCATTGCTGCCCCACTAAAACCAGGATTTGTACTAACTTCCACAGTGGTAGCGCCTGTGATATTGTAATTAATGCCATCCACATTAAAAGTTTGTGCAGAAGCAAAAACAGTAGTGATGAAACAAAACAAGAGAACAGATAAATTTTTAAGCATAATTATTATTTTGTTTTTCAAATTTATTAATAAATGTTTAAAAAACGTTTATTTATATCCTGTTTATTTTTGTCATTCTATAAAAATAAATAGATTTTATTGAATATTCTATTTTTATAAGATAGGTTTAAAGTAAATGGCAGTCTCAATCCTATGAAATCAGTAGAGATATTTAAAAAACAAAATACGTAATGTTGCGATATTTATTAGATCTTCATTTTTAAATTATTATTTAATTCTATATCTGCAAATCGTTATTAATGTATTTTCTCTGCGAACTTTACTAAATGAAATGCGTTTTCGAACCTTAAAAAAAAGCGTGTAAACAGCATTTATATTTTAAATCTTTGCGTCCCGATGGCTATCGGGATTGTGTTTATAATTTGAAACATATTTGAACACGGATATACATATTAGTTAATGTCAGTTTTACTAACCTAAAATTACATATAATTTAATCCATTAAAACAAAACGAACACCGGTATGACCCAATTTATATAGGTCGCAGAAAAAAATATTCTGGATTATTTCTGGAAGATGAATAGGATAAAAGATTATTTTTAGTTTTTCAGAACTTTCGTAACCGTTTTACCAACTTTAAATAAGTATATACCATTACTTAGACGAGAAGTATTGATTAGATTTGAAGTATTGTTATTCAATGTTTTTTCAAGAATAATTCTGCCGTTACTGTCATAAATTTCCAAATGATTGCTTTCCGAATTTTTTAATTCTAAAACGGTTTCATTGTGAACGGGATTTGGGTAAATTGAAATAGTATTTTGATTTGCAATATTTTTAGTACTTAAAATAGGATTGCCTAATATAGGATTGAAATTTTTCCACACATCAGCCAACTGATAACTGCTAACACTATTTGTAGGAACTGTTAAACTGCAATTTGCCTGGTTAACATTTTCAAAAACGTCAGTCCCAATGGTTAATGGTGAACTTATAGCGCAGGAAATCGAATTTAAATTCGTGCAATTTCCAAAGCTTTTAGTGCCTATAGAAATTACAGATTCTGGTATTACAACTGATTGCAAATTGGTACAAAATTCAAATGCATAATCACCAATTGTAGAAACCGAATTAGGAATGGTAACTGTAGTTAAATTGGTACATCTCGTAAATGCTTTATAAGGAATTGAAGTAATGCTATTAGGAATCGAAATAGAAGTTAATCCAGAAAATTCAAAAGCAGATTCACCGATGGAAGTAACCGAATTAGGAATGGTAATCGATGCTAAACCAGAACATCTTGCAAAACATTTGGTTGGAATAGCAGTTATAGAATCTGGGATAATAATGGAAGTCAAATTTGTACAAAACTCAAACCCTGATTCTCCTATAGAAGTTACAGAATTGGGAATGGAAACCGAATTTAAATTGCTGCATCTTGAAAAACTTTTATAACCAATTTTGGTAACAGTATTGGGGATGATAACAGAAGTTAAATTAGCACAAAATTCAAAGGCATAGTCTCCAATAGAAGTAACTGCATACTGCGTTCCACCATAGTCAACAGATGAAGGAATTGTTAGCGCTCCTGTATAACATGAATTGGTAACTTCTACATTAGTTGTTGCGCCAAGGACTTTGTAATTAATATCGTTTACGGTGAAGGTTTGCGCAGTTATGAATATTAAAGAAATAAAACTACATACTAAAAAAGATAAATTTTTAATCATAATAATAAATTTTAAAAGTTATAATGTTAAAGTTACTTAAAATAACTGCAACTTAACAATACCCGAAATAGTTTTCTATCTCAATTTTATTAAACTAAATTTGCATTTCTAATTCTATAAGTAGAAATCATCATTAATATAGTAACATGCAAATCGGACAAACTCAACTATTAAAAATCGCAGAAAAAAATTACTCAGGATTATTTCTGGAAGATGAAGAGGGAGAAAGATGTTTCTTACCGAAAATTTTCGCATCTGAAGACGCGGAGATTGGTGATGAAATGGAAGTTTTCGTTTATCAGGACGATGATAAATTAAAGGCAACCACGGAAAAGCCATACGCAGAAATAGGAGAGTACGCCATCATGACCTGTGTGCAGAGTTTACCAAGTGGTGCGTTTATGGACTGGGGAATCATCAAAGATTTGTTTGTTCCTTACAAACAACAGCGTGCGAAAATCATTGAAGGAAAGAAATATCTTGTTTATGTTTATATTGATGAGTTTTTAGAATTGATCACCGGAACCACAAGATTTAAGAAAAATCCAAGTTATGAAAATCTCCCGTATCAAAAAGGGGAGAAAGTGAATTTAATAGTTGCCGGCGAAAGTGAATTGGGCTGGAATGTGGTGATCGATAAAAAATATATTGGTCTAATTTATACGTCGGATGTTTATAAGAAACTTTTTCCGTTATCAGAAGAAGTTGGTTATATTAAAACGATACGGGAAGACGGAAAAATCGATGTTTCGCTTCAACCTGAAGGGTATGAAAATATCGATGAATTTCAGAAGATCATCATTGACAAGCTGGAATTGAATTATGGTTTAATTTACCTTTCAGATAAATCGACACCCGAAGAAATTAAAGATGAATTGCAAATGAGCAAAAAGAATTTCAAGAAAGCAATCGGTGGTTTATACCGGGACAAGAAAATTGAGATTTTGGAAGATAAAATAAGATTGATTACGGAAGACGAAATCAAATAATCCATTTTTAAAAATAAAAAAAGAGCAGAAATTTCTGCTCTTTTTTATCTCCTGTTAGATGATTATTCAGAAGAATGATCTTCTTTGTCTTTCGGTTCCTGCTGTCTAGGCTCTTCTTTCGGATTTTGTGGATACACCACTTTCGTTTTTTCTTTAACGATGGTCGCTTCTTTTGTCTCTTCCCCTTTTAAATAGGTAGGTAAATTAAGTCCAGCCATATTAAATAAATCATTCAAAGGTGGTACTGATTTCATCATCCCGGAAACAAAATTAGAAGTGGACGTGGTCCCATCAGCGTTATTTCCACCATCCCAAACGGTTATTTTATCGATCTTGATATTCTTAACCGCTTCTACTTGAGTTTTCACCAATTCCGGTAATTTTTCAATTAAGAGTAATTGGAATGCACTGTTAGTATCTCCGCCGGCAGCTTGTACGATTTTATCGTATCCTTGAGCTTGCTTGGTTAGTATTTCATATAAACCTTTCGCTTCGGCGTCCATTTTCGCAAATATCGCATCTGCTTCACCTCGTGCTTCCAATCTTATTTTTTCAGCATCGGCTTCAGCAGCAATAATTTGTTTCTGTTTCGCAATCTCTGCGGGAATTACAATATTAGCATTTTGAGTTGCACGCTCTCTTTCTGCTCTGGCTTGTTCAGCACGTTGTTCTGCAACATAGGATTCTTCCAAAGCTTGTGCTGCTTGAACTTTCTCTGCAGCCATTGCCAATTTGCTGGCTTCTGCTTCTTTCTCACGGCGCAAAGCATCTGATTGTGCAATGGTAATTTTAGCCTCATTTTCCCCTTTTACAGCGAGTGAATCTGCTTCTGATGTTGCAATTCTTGATTCTTTTGCTGCAACAGCCCGACCAATACTTTCGTCTTTGGCTGCGGAAGCAATACTTACTTCACGGTCTTTATTGGTGATGGCAATTTTAACATCACGATCTCGGTGTGTTTCTGCAATTTGAGTTTCACGTTCCCGATCAGCAATCGCTTTTCCAGTTTCCCCGATTTTTTCTTGTTCAGCAACAGAAATTTTAGCTTCGTTGATTGCTTTTGCAGCAGCTTCTTTTCCTAAAGCTTCAATATATCCAGACTCATCTTTAATATCGGTAACGTTGACGTTGATTAGCTTTAGACCAATCTTTTTCAATTCATTATCAACATTTTTTGCAATGTTTTCTAGGAATTTATCACGGTCGGAGTTAATTTCTTCAATCGTCATCATCGCAACGACCAAACGCAATTGTCCAAAAAGAATATCTTTAGATAATTCCTGAATTTGCTCTGTCGTTAATCCTAATAGTCTTTCCGCTGCATTTCCCATAGAATCAGGTTCTGTAGAAATCGCAATTGTAAATCGACACGGAACATCAACTCTAATGTTTTGTTTTGAAAGTGCGTTGGTTAAATTAGCTTCAATGGAGATTGGTTTTAAATCAAGATATGCATAATCCTGAATTACAGGCCAAATAAAAGCTCCACCACCGTGAATACATTTTGCAGATTGACCACCTGTTTTTCCGTAAACCACTAAAATTTTGTCCGATGGACAACGTTTGTACCTTGAAATTAGGGCCAGAATAGTTACAAAAACTACGAACGCTCCAATGCCAATAAGAATAAATCCTTCCATTAATATTTATGTTTTTAAATTTTTTCTACAAATAAAATTTGATCTTCCACTTTTACGACTTTCACATTGTTTCCTGCATAGATCTTTTTTTCCTGCTCAGTTACTGCTTCCAATTCATGAACACTTCCATTTACACTAATCTGTACTTTTCCTGAACCCATTTTATGGCCAGGAATCGTCATATAGACTACCGCATTTTTTCCTAAAGTAGTTTTGATGTTGAAAGTGTTGTCTTCCTGTAATTTTAAAATTTGCTTAATGATAAAGAAGAATATTCCCACGAAGATAACGCCTACGACAAAAGACATGATTACCAAAATAGATTCATTTACTTTTCCATAAAAAGCTACTCCGGTCCAACCGAATCCAAGTAAGAAATTAATTAGATTTCTAAATGAAAACAATTCGAATGGCGCCTCAACATCATGAAAATCACCATCGAAGTCTGCATCTAAATCTGCAGTAGCATCGGTTCCTAAAAAGGTCATTACAGTCTGAAAAATAAAAATTAAACTTGCAAAAAGAGAGAGGTACCAGAAGGCTTTTTGTAAAGCAGGCATCTCTGAAAAGAATTCTGTAATCATAAGTGTTAAATGTGGTGCTAATATAAAGAAAAGATCTTGCTTTTGGGAGTTTTATTCCTTTCGTACCAGTAAAATCCAGTCATCTTCTAGCAGTTTATATCCAATGTCATAAAGATACCTATATTCGGCACCATTTTTATAAACAATCAGGCTGGTAAAATACTCGAAATGAAAACCTTCTGAAATTAATTTATTTCGTGTTGTTTTTGCTTTTCCATCAATAAATTTTTGTTCAGAAAGAATTCGGTGGTTTTTGCGCAATCTGTTATTAATATTGCGCATTAGGTTAGATGAATCTTTGTTGTGGTTATTGTTGTAAGAATTCCGACAACCGTCATTACAAAATTTCTTATCGCTTCTGCCTATAATTTTTGCGCCACATTCTAAACAGTTTTCCATGATCAGACTTTTTAAAGTGATTATTTCAGAAGGTCTATTTCGATGATGTTATTATCTCGAGCTATTCTTTTAAGACTCATGATTTCTAACTCTCTATAGGTATCTGCATTTACTTTTCCAAGCAGATGAGCCGTAGGATTGATACGATTTGTTTTATAGACTTTGGTGTATTCAGGATAACTAACCGCAATCATTTCGCTCGGCTTTTTTAAATCAGGATATTTCACAGTCGTGCTGAAGTTTTTAATTCCTGCTAAAATGAATTGATGACTTGCAGTGTTGTCTTCAATTTTAACGATGAGCCCGGGTAATCCAGAAAATTTATAAGGACCATCTTGAATCGGAATATCCTTCGTAAACCAAGCGGTCCATCTTCTTCCGCCAAAGTCTGCAGTCGCTTTTTGAGCTTTATAATTCAAAACGGTAATAAATTCGGACTGTAGTTTCCAGTTGATCTTTAAGTTTTGATCGATAATATACTCGTCCTGTCCAATGCTCGAAATGTAGATGATATTCTTCGACTTATTATTTTTAATCACCCGATCGCTCACTTTCTTTCTTGATTGCGGAGGTGGAATAATATTATTGCTTAACTGATTCAAAACCGTTGAATCCGCCAGGTATTTATTATAACTAAAATATTCTGATTGATTAGAGTTGATATTTAATATCATTCGTTCCGTGACCACATTTGCTCGATTAGTACTGTCGGCGACGAAAGTATAATCGTATATAAACTGTTTGGTTTGCGAAAATGTGACGACATTAGATAGCATAAAGATCGCTAAAGCAATCTTTTTAAATAGAGTAGTTGTGTTTTTCATCAGTTCATTTGTTACTCAAATATATAAAATTTTGGTGTAAAAATGATCTTATTTGTACTAATTAGCCTGTGGAAACTACTAAAAACTAATGCTTAAGTTAAATAAATAGAACGCATTACATTGACACCGCATTCTGCTGGTCCAACTTATCTTTAAGCCTATTAAAAAAATGATCAAACTCATCACGCTGACTTTTTTTGATCTGAGATTTTATAATTTTCAAAGTTTTGCCGGCAGTTTTAAAAGTATAATCATCTGCATAGTACTTTGCTTCAACCAGTTCGCTTAAATTGACTTCTTTTGCAGGTATTGAAAAGACCGTAATTTTCTCTGAAGTTACTTCAAAGTATTTTTTTACATACTCGTAAAGAAAATATGATAGATAAAAGATCCCTAAAAAAAGAAATAAAGAATCAAGTAATTGCAGTTCGGGTGAAGTTAATAATTTTGATATTCCTAAAAAAGTCCAGATACAACCCAATATTAAATTGAGAGCTAATTTTTTAGTTGTAAAAGAGTATTTCATAGATTTGTGTTATTATTTCAGTATCAATTAAAAGTTAACGTTTTTTCACTACAAAAGAAGTTTTTGGAGTGAAAATGAAAGCTTGATGATTGAACTTTTATAATAAAAGAATGATCGATC comes from the Chryseobacterium sp. SNU WT5 genome and includes:
- a CDS encoding leucine-rich repeat domain-containing protein; the protein is MLKNLSVLLFCFITTVFASAQTFNVDGINYNITGATTVEVSTNPGFSGAAMIPATVTNGMTYSVTSIGDNAFQSCTGLTNLTIEGPITSIGNAAFMNCSGLTSISIPNSVNYIGGSAFESCTNLTSITIGSSVASIGDYAFYDCTGLTSVICNIEIPLAINTNIFENVNQSACSLTVPSGSVSAYQAADVWMAFSPIEPQTFTVGGINYKVIGPNKVEVGSNSSFAGVATIPPAVTNGTKTYTVTSIGEAAFYYCAGLTSVIIPDSVTSIGNYAFYGCEVLSSVTIGNSVTSIGISAFYDCKVLSSITIPSSVTSIKNGAFGYCFGLTSLIIPDSVTSIEDYAFSYCTGLTSIILPDSLISLGAGAFYGCSKLTSLIIPDSVTSIEDYAFTYCTGLTSIILPDSLISLGAGAFYGCSKLASLTIPNSVISIGNYAFYGCSSLSSLTIGNSVTSIGNQAFADCSDLTSVTIPNSVTSIGNYAFYGTNLTSVICNLATPLTVNAAVFGGVNQSNCSLTVPSSSVSAYQAANVWKDFSPIIGAPILSTSESNSKNNIVLYPNPVHNEAILELKNSDNSQLEVYDINGKMVLRKSLNNNSKNTINTSNLPNGIYLFKVGKSVTKVIKN
- a CDS encoding NfeD family protein — protein: MITEFFSEMPALQKAFWYLSLFASLIFIFQTVMTFLGTDATADLDADFDGDFHDVEAPFELFSFRNLINFLLGFGWTGVAFYGKVNESILVIMSFVVGVIFVGIFFFIIKQILKLQEDNTFNIKTTLGKNAVVYMTIPGHKMGSGKVQISVNGSVHELEAVTEQEKKIYAGNNVKVVKVEDQILFVEKI
- a CDS encoding S1 RNA-binding domain-containing protein, with protein sequence MQIGQTQLLKIAEKNYSGLFLEDEEGERCFLPKIFASEDAEIGDEMEVFVYQDDDKLKATTEKPYAEIGEYAIMTCVQSLPSGAFMDWGIIKDLFVPYKQQRAKIIEGKKYLVYVYIDEFLELITGTTRFKKNPSYENLPYQKGEKVNLIVAGESELGWNVVIDKKYIGLIYTSDVYKKLFPLSEEVGYIKTIREDGKIDVSLQPEGYENIDEFQKIIIDKLELNYGLIYLSDKSTPEEIKDELQMSKKNFKKAIGGLYRDKKIEILEDKIRLITEDEIK
- a CDS encoding leucine-rich repeat domain-containing protein, translating into MIKNLSFLVCSFISLIFITAQTFTVNDINYKVLGATTNVEVTNSCYTGALTIPSSVDYGGTQYAVTSIGDYAFEFCANLTSVIIPNTVTKIGYKSFSRCSNLNSVSIPNSVTSIGESGFEFCTNLTSIIIPDSITAIPTKCFARCSGLASITIPNSVTSIGESAFEFSGLTSISIPNSITSIPYKAFTRCTNLTTVTIPNSVSTIGDYAFEFCTNLQSVVIPESVISIGTKSFGNCTNLNSISCAISSPLTIGTDVFENVNQANCSLTVPTNSVSSYQLADVWKNFNPILGNPILSTKNIANQNTISIYPNPVHNETVLELKNSESNHLEIYDSNGRIILEKTLNNNTSNLINTSRLSNGIYLFKVGKTVTKVLKN
- a CDS encoding TonB-dependent siderophore receptor, with translation MRKIVLPIAVIMTSAAIYGQKTDTLRFESIDEVILNNIRKNDIESSNKMPLKYIENTQVYSSVDKTVLQNQNIFTVDDAFRNVTGLQKMWNATNRSGDGGTYINLRGFIASNGMRNGMVSPVSGTIDAVNLEKFEVLKGPSGTIFGSNITSYGGIVNRVTKKPFDKLKGQVTVAGGGYDLYRAQADLNVPLNNSKSVMFRLNTAYTTEGNFQNKSVHNSYFAFVPSLTWKINDQINLNVDYEAFENRTQAEQNLFFIFSPSLYGFKDMHDLESAGLQYNKPYIGNDLYNNGKSRNLFGQLNYKISDKIKSTTLLSSSYSFSDGFNPYFYVTTASYLPDGSPLGLYRGDQSTRNSKQKYFQVQQNFNFDFKVGEVRNRLLVGGDYLQSKSNQLFEYGIIDFVPLAGDYNYDNFNGQTVSDFYKTNSVGSYPIKNKQNTYSAYVSEVATIADGLNVMASLRYENNNFEGGILGATEVSPYSQSAFSPKFGVVYEIVNNKFSVFANYQNSFKSNGYYINSAAGTTALSDPERANQWEAGFKTNLIGGKVNATVSYYDIKVKNTLQTVGYTSSSFAIQDQAGKVESKGVEFEVNAYLVKGFSVIAGASYNDSKYLEVNDETILGKRPNTASSPWLLNFSANYQFVDGKFEGLGFGVGGNYANSNKIFNSTTAVFELPKYLILNANAFYDTPKFRLGLTVENLTNEHYWIGYSTGNPQKLLQAVGSFTYKF
- a CDS encoding PepSY-associated TM helix domain-containing protein, giving the protein MNKKHRNKTKKSFVKRWIGNLHLWFGLGIGLIVFIVSITGALYVFKDEVQNYLRKDFIHHSEQNIAQKKTLPLKVLEKKVDAQVKEKFPLHWVDIPLDKSRSYQFHYYENNPEGWNYFNELVVYKTAYVNPFTGKVLSVQDEKNGFFNIVKFIHWSFLLKSTWGKYIVGIPVLLFLFMLISGIILWWPKNKKARKQRFWFQWKNIKTWRRKNYDLHSIVGFYTSFFALIFTITGLFYSYFFVQAIMYVLFSGGSTVYPDYSAIKTTALLEMRTDHTLDKIASKVEALYPTASSYSLDFGYDHLDDHEHPNYEVFVKQLDYSYHINHQIIFDENSGEMLQNRPHKTKNFGEKYVAANYDIHVGAILGIWGKIFAFIISLACASLPVTGFLVWWGRNNKKNVKLKAI
- a CDS encoding GLPGLI family protein — its product is MKNTTTLFKKIALAIFMLSNVVTFSQTKQFIYDYTFVADSTNRANVVTERMILNINSNQSEYFSYNKYLADSTVLNQLSNNIIPPPQSRKKVSDRVIKNNKSKNIIYISSIGQDEYIIDQNLKINWKLQSEFITVLNYKAQKATADFGGRRWTAWFTKDIPIQDGPYKFSGLPGLIVKIEDNTASHQFILAGIKNFSTTVKYPDLKKPSEMIAVSYPEYTKVYKTNRINPTAHLLGKVNADTYRELEIMSLKRIARDNNIIEIDLLK
- a CDS encoding flotillin family protein; translation: MEGFILIGIGAFVVFVTILALISRYKRCPSDKILVVYGKTGGQSAKCIHGGGAFIWPVIQDYAYLDLKPISIEANLTNALSKQNIRVDVPCRFTIAISTEPDSMGNAAERLLGLTTEQIQELSKDILFGQLRLVVAMMTIEEINSDRDKFLENIAKNVDNELKKIGLKLINVNVTDIKDESGYIEALGKEAAAKAINEAKISVAEQEKIGETGKAIADRERETQIAETHRDRDVKIAITNKDREVSIASAAKDESIGRAVAAKESRIATSEADSLAVKGENEAKITIAQSDALRREKEAEASKLAMAAEKVQAAQALEESYVAEQRAEQARAERERATQNANIVIPAEIAKQKQIIAAEADAEKIRLEARGEADAIFAKMDAEAKGLYEILTKQAQGYDKIVQAAGGDTNSAFQLLLIEKLPELVKTQVEAVKNIKIDKITVWDGGNNADGTTSTSNFVSGMMKSVPPLNDLFNMAGLNLPTYLKGEETKEATIVKEKTKVVYPQNPKEEPRQQEPKDKEDHSSE